Proteins found in one Takifugu rubripes chromosome 15, fTakRub1.2, whole genome shotgun sequence genomic segment:
- the sra1 gene encoding steroid receptor RNA activator 1 — translation MEDMYIKPGNQERGWNDPPQFSYGLQARGPQRNLLNKRAVPAADLGTPPLNPPSYSPLGPPPSSIAPPPLHSVCPPSTASRRPVGTIQSQPEADGEPDGDSVLSVLNCALTACRQVVKEQVCNDVAKRLRLLEDSWKGGKLSLPVRSRMDTLSQELQSGHWDAADKIHLSLMVDHVTEVSQWMVGIKRLIAETRKLSPELLEPLKKAEPEASTESDPQSGDQVQDSGDPVQASGVPVQDNKEAVQDSKEPIQDAGSQP, via the exons ATGGAGGACATGTACATTAAACCGG GTAACCAGGAGCGGGGCTGGAACGACCCACCTCAGTTTTCATATGGGCTTCAGGCCCGTGGACCACAGAGAAACCTCCTGAACAAAAGAGCGGTTCCAGCAGCAGATTTAG GAACCCCACCCTTGAACCCCCCCTCCTACAGTCCCCTGGGCCCACCTCCATCCAGTATAGCCCCGCCTCCTCTACACTCAG TTTGTCCTCCTTCTACTGCTTCCCGTCGTCCAGTGGGAACAATCCAAAGCCAACCAGAGGCTGACGGTGAACCTGACGGGGACAGCGTCCTGTCGGTGTTGAACTGTGCCCTTACTGCCTGCAGACAAGTGGTTAAA gaGCAAGTGTGTAATGATGTGGCTAAGCGGCTCCGGCTCCTAGAGGACAGCTGGAAGGGAGGTAAACTGAGCCTTCCTGTGAGGAGTCGCATGGACACCCTCTCTCAGG AGTTACAGTCTGGTCACTGGGACGCAGCAGATAAGATCCATCTGTCTCTGATGGTGGATCACGTTACTGAGGTCAGCCAGTGGATGGTCGGCATCAAACGGCTCATTGCTGAAACCAGGAAACTGAGTCCAGAACTTTTGGAACCACTTAAAAAAGCGGAACCTGAGGCCTCTACAGAGTCTGATCCCCAGTCTGGAGACCAAGTTCAGGACTCCGGAGACCCAGTCCAGGCCTCTGGGGTTCCAGTCCAGGACAATAAAGAAGCAGTTCAGGATTCTAAAGAACCAATCCAGGATGCAGGCTCTCAGCCATGA